From the Helianthus annuus cultivar XRQ/B chromosome 17, HanXRQr2.0-SUNRISE, whole genome shotgun sequence genome, the window CTCCGACTGTGAGTCTAAATGACTATATGATGTTGGATCCTGAATCCTTTGACCACAAAACTGAAAAAAAACATCTCTAAATTTGGAACCAAGGAAGTATGTTATCACGTTGTCAACCTTCCTTTATCAGATGATATTCATGGACCCCTAAGGTAAAGGAAATAGGTCTTTGTGGACCCCCCTATGGTAAAAGCGGTTCAGGCTGATCTCTCTGTTTGAATCAAGTCTTGCTTTTAGGTCGTGTAAGCTTGTACTCATTtatagagaaaaaaaaactaatttgcTTTGAGTAGTACATCGTAATCACAGTTTCCTTGTTGTTTCGTATCCTAAAAAGGAAACTTAAGGCTAGTACGAGGAAGGAGTATAATACGAGAAATCTAGTTTTGGTAACCCTAGATTGTGTACCTAATGTTGAgctaataataaatatatatagaaaaagaGTGTAAAGGTAAGATGGATATACAAGAAACCTAGAAAAGTTGACCAACAGTTTTTGTAATATGATTATAAGATGATTCGCATATCAGTTTAACTCATAGAGGTGCCAATTAGGAAAAAAAGGTAATTATAGTAAGAAGATATACTGAGGTTTAAGAGACCAAAGTAGCATGAATGATAGTGAAAGAATTACCATAAGAGATTTTTTGGGGCATCCTGATACGAACCGCAAACTCACAAAAGGGTAGATAAGCAGTGGAAAAAAACAGGTTGAAGAAAAGGAGCCTTGAAGATCATTTAtcattttgttttatattttcttCTAAAAGATATTTTCTACAGTCCCAGCACATGAACCTGTTTATAAATGATTCTTTTGTCTCGTATGATTTTGTAAAGCCACATCCATTGACCGTAACTATCGGAAGGTGGATTTAGGGTTTCAAAAATGGACTTGTTACGAATTAGAGGGTAAATGTTTATTGTATATGTGTACTTTGATATTTTCGATTGCATATGTTGCGCACATGATTTTTAGTACTGGTATTCTTTTGGAGGATATGTTTAGATTCTGGAATCTGGATTAGTGGTGATTATAGCTTCGATTGACTTCCTTATGCAAAGTCAAAATCCTAGATCTTCACTTTTGATTTGAAAATTGTGAAGGTATCCTGGCTGTGGCTGGTTAAAAACATGAATATTGCTCCCAATCGGTATCTTGAGAATATAATCACTCGGTTTTAAccttcttttatatatatatatatatatatatgtagaggatcctgtacattaatccagaagtgtgagaagtgtattataacactatatataacactatataacaccatataaacaccgtataacaatatgtaacaccatataacaccatataacattatgtaaaactatataacactatataacaaatataacactatagtttgtctgatagcatgtttatgatagatgtatagtgttatatattgttacatagtgtcatatagtgttagatagtgttatatggtgttacatagtgttatacggtgtttatatggtggcACTATCCCTATCCCTACCATAATGGTgctatatagtgttatatataatgttataatacacttctcacacttctgaattaatgtacactatccctaccctatatatgtattatattatatttagagtaaattactttttgagtccttgtgttttagtggttataaccacttgagtccaaaatcaaaaagtttaacgattCGAGTCCCTAAgcgctcattttataacgttttgagtccttgtgttttagtggttttagccacttgagtccaaaatcaaaagtacaagtgttaaaaattggactcaaattgttataaaataagCAATTAAGGACTCAGGATGTTGaactttttgattttgaattcaagtggttaaaataactaaaacacagggactcaaaaagtaatttactcttatattTATGCTATTATCTTAAAATTTCCTAGCTTATTGCTTCCAATCGTTCTCGTTAGAAGATAATCACTTGGTTTTAACCTTCTTATATATTATAAATATGCTTTTATCTTAAAATTCTTTGCTTAtcttaattaatatatataagtttCTCAGGTACTGCCATGGAGAGAATGTATAACAATACGACACCTAATAACAAGGTGTCTGAAAGGAAGCTGTTCATGCAAAATTTATCTACCAATAATGAAGCCCTTAAAGACAAAGGAGAACCGCAGCGTCCACATGAGCTTGTACTTTGCACCCCACATATTTTAATTGTTTTCATTTCACTTGTTATGGTTGTATTGTAATTATGAAGATTGAAGAATAATTTGCAGGATGTTACATCTGCATCTAGAAAACCAAAATCCAAGAAGAAAACGACTGATGAAACAGTGTTACCAACTGAACCAGATGAGTCTGAGCGTCAAGGTTccctttttgtattttttttcttcttttttccaTAATTTATCACGTCTAATTGACATGTCTAAGATTCAAGCCTCAATTGTTCAGATGCTGCTGTAGAAAGATTTTGTGAAGTACTTGAGGATTTGTGTGGTAAAGCAGTAATATCAGTGGATGATCGTGAAGAAGGTGAAGCAGAATGGTTAGTTTTGCATGTTGGCAGCATTAGAACTCTCGTGAAAGAAGTTATGTCAATTCGAGCAAACAATTACCTACATTTGGTTCCTGTTGCTCATCTAGAGAGAATGCTAAAAATTCTCGATCATCAGATCCACAGCGCCGAAGGCCTATCCATTACACAATCCGAAAATGTATGTTTGTGATTTCGGTACTTTAATCCTGCTTATTATTTTCATATTGGTGATGCTTAATTTGTTGTTTAACAATGACAATGTTTACATTTGCTTCCTTTATTTTGTGATCACCTCTTACCATTTGCTTCCTTTATTTTGTGATCACCTCTTACATGTGAATATACATTCTGCCACCTGGCGTTCGTTTGGCAAACCAAAATGTAAAACTAAAAGTCATTTTCTTCTCCAGTCTATTTCGGGTGCAGTGTCTGCAATTACGGTGGCACTTGAGTCCATCCATGCAGCTGTTGGAATTATGGCTTATAGTGGCATGCCAAAGCAAATCTACAAGGAAGAGGTATCAACGCTCTTTACCTTTTAATAGTGGCTATATAACCATGTTTAATGGAAGAGGTATCATCACTCTTCACCTTCTAATAGTGGCTATATAACCATGTTTAATGCTGTGTTTTTTCTTAATTTGCATGTTAGATCATTGAAAGAATCGTGGAGTTTTCTAGGCGACAAATAGCAGACGTCATGTCAGCTTGTGATCCAACTTCTCGTTCAACTAACAAACCTAGTGACAATGGCAATTTGCAAGGTAGTTGTGCATTCTGGAAAGTCTCACTAGAACTGATGGgaatataaaatgttatattttcATGTTGTAGCATCTAGAAACTCGTGTGATAGTTATTTTTCTTTGCTGATTTCTAACTTGCCTTTGACAGACGACGACGAcgatgatgatgaggattattATGATGAGGAGTTTGGAAGTGCTAGTAAGAGAAGGCGTACTGCTAGGAGTGTAAAGGCGAAAAAATCAGGATCAAACAAGTAAGTTTAGATAAGTTATGAAAACTTAGTTGATGTGATTTGGTAAATGGCGGAATGAATAGCAACACCCCAACATGGGTGTTGTTAAATGCACTCCCCTTTCTTCAGTTTTTCTGGTCGCACTCCCCCATGAAGTTTTTAAATGAATACATTTAAACCTTTTATTTTGTATCTTTTTTAATTGCATCTACTTTAATTTttcagaaaattaaaaaaataaattaaattagaTAACCAAAACTTATCCAAAATTTTGTACATAATAAGCATATTTTAAAACGGCTCATTCTGATCTGAACCCCCGTTACCCCGTCCTACTTGACCTGCCCACTTAGCTAGGTATAGGATCACGTAAAGGATGGTAATAGTGCAGTATCACATCTTAGCAGTTTCCTTTGATTCAGTTGTATTACAGTTTATGCATTATTATGTAGTAAGTCCTTATTTTACTTgtattttataatatataaaacatacAAGTCAGATAATATGAATAATCAATGAAAACATAATTCTCTTTCGGAGTCTTGTTATACCATTTTGTCAAAAAGGAATATGAGATAGATGAAATGGGTGATTAAAAGGGGTAAACTCTATATTTGTGAGAGTGGTTGTAAAttgttgtgagtggaggagagagaaaaaggagaaaaagttactattcatcactAAATTTGGAGGAGATACTGTTCacttatataatttttaaatattttttgaaagtggttgtgagtggaggagagagaaaaggtagTGTTTTTTATTAGTGTAATTATAGAGATGGAGTAAGAGATTTGATTGTGAATTCTCTAAgaggggtgtttgttttttcttcaaacatcttcaaggGAGCTGATGTCTGCAGGCGCGCAGACGTTAcccttgaagactgtttgtttttttacaCAGATCTGAACTCAGCttttttcatcttaaaaaataaGATATGGACTCCCTTCTTAAAACATCTTCACAAAAACCCTAATATACTCCTCCCTCATATACGCTTAAAACACCAGTCCTCTTCTCCTCGCCGCCGCTCCTCCCCCTCCTCCGACCAGTTTTCCGGCGACCTCCCTCTTCTCCCCGCCGTCCGACGACCTCCCTCTTCTCCTCCGACCAGGTACCTCTCCTCCGACCAGTTTTCCGGCGAACTGCCCTCTTCTCCTCGCCGTCCGACGACCTCCCTCCTCCTCCTACCAGTTTTCCGGCGACctccctcttctccttgcagacagtaaaaaacaaacagtcttatattttcagcttgcaGAGCTTTAGACCTTGCAGACATGaaaacagatgaaatcagcttgcagacaatttatgtctgcaaaaacaaacagGACCTAAGGCATGAAAGAGAATTCTGCACCGTCCATTTCCGTTGTCTCTTTTGGAGTATAATGGTGTTCGCATCAAAGAGAATTCTCTGCTTTCGATTCAGGATCAATTCTAAAATAAAGGGATTTTTAAAGGGGTGGAATCTGAAAAgttttaaattgattttttttgGAAAAGGGGTATGAAAAGTAAAAAAGGGGGTGCATTTAGCCCAGCCATACATATATACATGGATATTACATCAGAATCACAGCTAATCAGAGCTAACTATCCTATAACTAAGGAAATATAAGTCAATCAGAATAAATACAATAAATACAGATTATATAACATAAATAATTCAAACTAGTAATAGTTGAAATGTAAACTATCTTTACGCTTATATTTAAGGTTTCCTTGTTGTCAGGGCTGCTGCTGCAGCACATAACATACTTCAGAAACTGTGCACCATAATTAGTTTTCTGAAGGATTTGCTAATGATAGAGCGCCTGTCAGATAGCTGCATTTTGCAGCTAGTGAAGACATGCTTTTCAACTTTATTGGTGGATAACATTCAACTTTTACAATTGAAGGCGATCAGTCTAATTGGCGGGGTATGGAATTTTTATCTTGGTTTTTGCTTACAGGCTTTGGTTTTCCGTTTTCTTGATGATTCCAATCATTTTTTTGTTGTTCAGATATTTTATTCTTACCCTCAGCATCGAGTTTATGTGATGGATGAATTACTTCATCTTCTTTTAAAGTTACCATTCTCAAAACGAATTCCAAGAACCTACCACCTTGCCgatgatgaaaaacagattcaaATGATATCCGCTTTGTTGATTCAGTTGATTCATTGTAGTGTGAACCTTCCTGCTTCTTTGAGGGAAGCTTCTGACAGCAATCCATTGATCAATATTGGAATCGATTCCAGTTACCCTCATAAATCCCAAGAGTCGGTAACCGAGGCATGTTGCCTTTTCTGGAGCCGAGTGCTACAGCGATTTGCAAATACAAAGACTCAAAATCAAGAAGCTTCTGAGTTCAAGATTATGTTAGAAAATCTTGTTATGGATCTATTAGCAACATTGAATTTGCCTGAATATCCTGCTTCGACTCAAATTCTGGAGGTATCATATATTCATCTGTTAATCTCTACAACTTGCACGCCCTTTTTCATGTGTGTTTTGTTGTTAACATGTTGATGTCAAATTGCTTTCAGGTTCTTTGTGTCTTACTGCTACAAAACGCTGGACTGAAATCAAAGGATATTGCTGCTCGGTCCATTGCTATTGATATTCTTGGTACAGTAGCTGCAAGGCTAAAACGGGAAGCTGTTCTCTGTAAGAAGGAAAAGTTTTGGATTGTACAGGAGTTACTAAATGGGGATGCAATTGATAATAACCATCCAGATGATGCATGTTCTGCTTGTTTGGATTCAAAGATAGAAAAGCCATTAGTCCAGTGTGAAGCTTGTGAGAGATTATTCCATATAGACTGTTTGGGAATACGAGAACATGATGTTTCTGGTAGCAACTGGTCGTGTCAGCTTTGTCTCTGCAGGAAACAACTTCTTTCGTTACACTCTTACTGCAAGGCCCAGGGTCGGGATGAAGGTAATCACACTCGTAAGAAGTCAAAATCGACCGACACTCCTGATATTACAAAATTGGAGATCGTTCAACAGATGCTATTGAATTACCTCCTGGATTCTGGATCTTCTGAGGATTTGCATATATTCACTAGATGGTCTGTATTCTGTGCACTATTCACCGTTTACTAATCATCTTAACAATCCTCGGTAAAACAGCTCTCTTTTAATTATGACAATATGATGTTTGCAGGTTCTATATTTGTCTGTGGTACAAGGAGGATCCCAGTAGTCAAGAGAAGTTTCTCTACTACCTTTCTAGGTTAAAGTCGAAAGAAATTTTGCGGGGTTCTGGGATGTATTCATCTTTATTGACAAGGAGTTCTGTCAAGAAGATAACAATGGCACTGGGACAACATAGCTCTTTCTCAAGAGGATTTGATAGAATCCTTCACTTGCTTTTGGTCTGCTAGCTATCTTCTGTTTCTTTTACTTCATGTTTGACTATTTACGCTTCTGTTTTTACTGACTTTATCAATTACAGACAAGTTTAAGAGAGGGCTCTCCTGTGATTCGTGCCAAAGCATTACGGGCAGTAAGTGTATTTTCTAACAAGTTCTAGGGCTTTTATTTGATGGAAGAAGTTAACTTGCTGTTGTCTATCATTGTTATGCTGTGAGCAGGTTAGTATAATCGTAGAGGCTGATCCAGAGGTATTGGGTGATAAATACGTTCAGACAGCAGTTGAGGGAAGGTTTTGTGACTCTGCTATATCTGTACGAGAAGCAGCACTGGAGCTTGTTGGTCGATATATTGCTTCACATCCTAATGTTGCTTTGAGGGTAATGGTCTTTCAAATTTATTCTCCTTATGCGTAGTGTTTTATCTTATCTTTTATTTGCTTGATTTCCTATCAGTACTATGGGAAGGTAGCTGAGAGAGTGAAAGATACTGGAGTGAGTGTTCGGAAACGAGCCATCAAGATCATAAGGGATATGTGTACTTCTAATGCTAATTTTCTAGAGTTTAATAGTGCTTGCATTGAAATTATTTCTCGTATCAGTGATGAAGAATCCAGCATTCAGGTAGTATTGACAAGGAAGGACACACATTACTTACTTTTAAGTCGTTAGTTATATGTTCACTGATATAACTGTTCTTTCTTGTTTACAGGACATTGTGTGCAAGACATTCTATGAGTTCTGGTTTGAAGAATCTTCGGGTAGACAAGACCAAATTTTTGCGGAGGGTAGCTCCGTAACAGTAGAAATAGCAAAGAAGACTGAGCAAATGGTTGAAATGCTGAGGAAGATGCCCAGCAATCAAATGCTTGTCATTGTCATTAAGAGGAATTTAGCACTTGATTTTCTGCCACAATCAGCTAAGGCTGCTGGAATTAGCCCTGCGATGCTTGCATCAGTACGCAAGCGGTGCGAGCTTATGTGCAAGTGCTTGTTGGAGAAGATATTACGGGTATCCTTTAGTGTGTTGCTTTAATTCACATTTTAACATTGTCCAGTCACAATGCttaatattttactttttttaaattttactgTGAACTGTAGGTGGAGGAAAATACTACTGAAGGGGATGTGGGTGCACTGCATTATGTGTTGCTCTTGCATGCTTTCTGTCTAGTGGATCCTGCACTTTGCGCACCGGCCTCTAATCCTTCGCAGTTTGTGGTCACTTTGCAGCCCTATTTAAAGAGACAGGTTTTTAACAATTGCTTTTAAGTATTTGTAGAGTTCTCTGTAGTTATATGTGTAATTAGCACTAATTATATGACAATAAGTGATAGCTTGGTTATGTTTGTATCAGGCTGACAATCGAGCAGTTGCACAGCTAGTGGAGAGTATAGTGTTTGTGATTGACTCAGTCCTGCCCTTGGTACGAAAGATTCCTCAAAGTGTAGTTGAAGATCTTGAACAAGATTTGAAGCAGATGATTGTCAGACATTCCTTTTTGACAGTCGTTCATGCTTGCATCAAGTATAGTGCATTTTCTTATACCACTTTTATGCCTTTACTTGGACTTTAATAGTCTATTAAGTTGCAAATTATCCTCCCATAAAATGCGTCCGTACTAAAATATCAATTTATGCTTTCGGTTACCATTAACATTCTCATCTAGTTTTTATAATATGTATTAGTGATAACAATTTATTTACCTACAGGTGCCTTTGCTCCATGAGCAAAGTTTCAGGAAATGGTGCATCAGTTGTTGGATATCTTATGCAGTTGTTCTTTAAACGCTTGGATTCTCTGGGTTTTAATAACATTCAGGTTGGTGATGGAGTTAAAATATCATGCTGTCTAATTGTTTCAACTGACAAAATTTTGTTCTATATTATGTGACTAATAATGAGGATCTTCATAGAGTTTTTAAACGTGTCTTTTTAACTTCTATGTCTACTCtttcaatctctctctctctctttttttctAATATCTATGTCtactctttttatttttttcagcaAGTGTGTCGGTCCCTTTTCTGTCTAGGATTGCTTATTCGCTACGGGAGCTCTTTGCTGGCTATGTCATTATCCAGCAAACAGAATCTGGCTGTTTCTGACAGCCTCAGTTTGTTTAAAAAGTACTTCCATGCAGAAGATTTCGCCTTAAAAATCAGATCATTGCAGGTAATTAATTCCTCCTGCTTTTTTTCTTCTGGCCCTTTTCAATTATATCTTACTGAAATCTGCTATTACGTTTGTAGGCATTAGGTTATGTTTTAATTGCGCGGCCAGATTTTATGTTGGAGAAGGACATGCGAAGCATCTTAGAGGCAACTCTTTCTTCTAGCAGTGATGATCGCTTGAAGGTAAATACAACTTCGAGCGATTATGTTAGAGAAAGTTGTTATTGATTTCCCTTATAGCATGTAAactttatttttctttcattaTATTTCTTCAGATGCAGTCACTACAGAACTTGTATGAGTACCTTCTAGACGCAGAACGCCAGATGGAGAATGATAAAGGCGGAGATGATACAGCTGCTTATAATACAGCAGCAGGCAGTGTGCCATGCGCTGCAGGTGCTGGTGATACTAACATTTGTGGTGGAATCATTCAGTTATATTGGAATAGCATTTTAGGGAGATGTTTGGATGCAGATGAGGATGTGCGTCAATCCGCTCTTAAGGTAACTAGCTATTTTCATGCTTTTCCTGAAATTTTGTATGTCTGGTGGATTAGAGTTGAACTGCTCTTATTGTTTACTTGTGAAACAGATTGTTGAAATCGTTCTGCGGCAAGGTCTAGTTCATCCCATTACTTGCGTACCGTACCTTATAGCGCTTGAAACAGATCCACTAGATGCAAACTCTAAGCTGGCTCATCATTTGCTGATGAATATGAATGAGAAGTACTCCCTTGCATCCCTTTTAATATGTTATTACTCCTTTAATCCCCCTTTTTAACTGAAATGAAGTTAGTTGCCTAATATGATTAAGCGTATTTTCAGGTATCCTGCCTTCTTTGAAAGCCGTCTTGGAGATGGACTCCAAATGTCGTTTATCTTCATGCAATCAATgagtcaaagtttttctgaaaaTTCAGACCCAAAAGTCCAAATCAAGACACCTACGAAGGGAAAATCAGATGGTAGCTCATTCTCTTATGCAAGACTGGGTGTTTCTCGAATTTACAAGGTTATTCGTGGAAATCGTGCGTCAAGAAATAAATTTATGACCTCGATTGTTCGCAAATTCGATACTCCAGGCTGGCATAATTCTGTAGTCCCTTTTTTGATGTGGGTTATCTTCAATTTCATtcataaattaattaaaaatttaTTTGCTAGTTATAGTTTTCAGTTTGAATTAATTAATCTTTTTTCTCTCAGATATTGCACAGAGATCCTTTCGTTACTCCCTTTTCATTTACCTGAAGAGCCTCTGTATCTGATCTATGCTATAAATAGAGTTATACAAGTCAGGGCTGGGGCAATAGAGTCCAATTTGAAAACATTCTTGCATAAACTGCAAGAGGAGCATAAACAGAAAAAACCCGAAAATGGGACAATCCAGCATGAGCCGATTGCTCAAAACGCGTCCCGTGAAAATTCACCTGCCGATGATAATCGGCCTGCCGATGATAATCGGCAAGGTGAACCCGAAATCCCCAGTGAGATTTCAGTTACTCATGCTGAGCCCATGGAGCTTGATCAGACTTCTGTGAACGCGGAGAACGATGATATCATCATACCTGCAGATAATCTGCCAAGCATCCAGGTAACGGTTAGATAAATCAAGCATTTAGATGATCACGGTGTCATACTTCTTTGTATGCTCAATATGTTAGTATTATGCAGGCTGACTGCCTTGCGGCTTGCGCACTGCAACTTCTTCTCAAGCTTAAAAGGCACCTAAAGATCGTATATGGTTTGGATGATGCCCGATGCCAGGTATTGCTTCATTCACTGAAAATAATAATTTCATCCCATTAAAAGAATCTAGAGAAAGATGCCATTTTCCTCCTAGAGGTTTTgtcagttttgcaactttcgtccaaaggtttgtttttccgcatctggatccaaaaggtttgaaatcttgccattttcacccGGCTCATTAAATCCATCCATTTTCTctgttaagttaggggtatttccgtcttttttgtgaACTTAAAAGGCAATTAAGTCCTTTTAAGGGGTATTCAGTTTTTTTACATAAAGGGAAAACGAtggaattgccctttaagttaacaaaaagacaaaaatacctctgacttaacggagaaaaatagatggaTTTAATGATCCGGATGAAATAGGCAAgaattcaaaccttttggatccagttgcggaaaaacaaacatttggatgaaagtcgcaaaactggcaaagcctcagggacgaaaatggcattttactcaaaaattTATGTATGACCTTTTAACTCTAATTAGTTATGCTTTagttttagggtaaattactttttgagtccctgtgttttaggggttttaaccacttgagtccaaaatcaaaatgtttaacgccctgagtccctatagccacttttcttaaccatttgagtct encodes:
- the LOC110921309 gene encoding sister chromatid cohesion protein SCC2 isoform X3, whose product is MSNSRSGDGLPIPKGISVANTVHSEVAPCLPLPSLPVFCGALDHDVRLVDEQPAAAVKQPRRGDVADQASKIAKLLQATDVSYLNLKTEARSSSYGHEGHLDLYDEVLRCNSEAFEYIAPGTAMERMYNNTTPNNKVSERKLFMQNLSTNNEALKDKGEPQRPHELDVTSASRKPKSKKKTTDETVLPTEPDESERQDAAVERFCEVLEDLCGKAVISVDDREEGEAEWLVLHVGSIRTLVKEVMSIRANNYLHLVPVAHLERMLKILDHQIHSAEGLSITQSENSISGAVSAITVALESIHAAVGIMAYSGMPKQIYKEEIIERIVEFSRRQIADVMSACDPTSRSTNKPSDNGNLQDDDDDDDEDYYDEEFGSASKRRRTARSVKAKKSGSNKAAAAAHNILQKLCTIISFLKDLLMIERLSDSCILQLVKTCFSTLLVDNIQLLQLKAISLIGGIFYSYPQHRVYVMDELLHLLLKLPFSKRIPRTYHLADDEKQIQMISALLIQLIHCSVNLPASLREASDSNPLINIGIDSSYPHKSQESVTEACCLFWSRVLQRFANTKTQNQEASEFKIMLENLVMDLLATLNLPEYPASTQILEVLCVLLLQNAGLKSKDIAARSIAIDILGTVAARLKREAVLCKKEKFWIVQELLNGDAIDNNHPDDACSACLDSKIEKPLVQCEACERLFHIDCLGIREHDVSGSNWSCQLCLCRKQLLSLHSYCKAQGRDEGNHTRKKSKSTDTPDITKLEIVQQMLLNYLLDSGSSEDLHIFTRWFYICLWYKEDPSSQEKFLYYLSRLKSKEILRGSGMYSSLLTRSSVKKITMALGQHSSFSRGFDRILHLLLTSLREGSPVIRAKALRAVSIIVEADPEVLGDKYVQTAVEGRFCDSAISVREAALELVGRYIASHPNVALRYYGKVAERVKDTGVSVRKRAIKIIRDMCTSNANFLEFNSACIEIISRISDEESSIQDIVCKTFYEFWFEESSGRQDQIFAEGSSVTVEIAKKTEQMVEMLRKMPSNQMLVIVIKRNLALDFLPQSAKAAGISPAMLASVRKRCELMCKCLLEKILRVEENTTEGDVGALHYVLLLHAFCLVDPALCAPASNPSQFVVTLQPYLKRQADNRAVAQLVESIVFVIDSVLPLVRKIPQSVVEDLEQDLKQMIVRHSFLTVVHACIKCLCSMSKVSGNGASVVGYLMQLFFKRLDSLGFNNIQQVCRSLFCLGLLIRYGSSLLAMSLSSKQNLAVSDSLSLFKKYFHAEDFALKIRSLQALGYVLIARPDFMLEKDMRSILEATLSSSSDDRLKMQSLQNLYEYLLDAERQMENDKGGDDTAAYNTAAGSVPCAAGAGDTNICGGIIQLYWNSILGRCLDADEDVRQSALKIVEIVLRQGLVHPITCVPYLIALETDPLDANSKLAHHLLMNMNEKYPAFFESRLGDGLQMSFIFMQSMSQSFSENSDPKVQIKTPTKGKSDGSSFSYARLGVSRIYKVIRGNRASRNKFMTSIVRKFDTPGWHNSVVPFLIYCTEILSLLPFHLPEEPLYLIYAINRVIQVRAGAIESNLKTFLHKLQEEHKQKKPENGTIQHEPIAQNASRENSPADDNRPADDNRQGEPEIPSEISVTHAEPMELDQTSVNAENDDIIIPADNLPSIQADCLAACALQLLLKLKRHLKIVYGLDDARCQAFSPIEPSKQGEFLSKQNIPFSVGETHGTQPTTYQDILQRYQELKNALKEDTVDYSVYTANIKRKRPPGRPKILTKAAAGHINGGGNNRDDDDDDDETWGSGTRVTAASGGRRGTINTRSQQQRL
- the LOC110921309 gene encoding sister chromatid cohesion protein SCC2 isoform X1; translated protein: MSNSRSGDGLPIPKGISVANTVHSEVAPCLPLPSLPVFCGALDHDVRLVDEQPAAAVKQPRRGDVADQASKIAKLLQATDVSYLNLKTEARSSSYGHEGHLDLYDEVLRCNSEAFEYIAPGTAMERMYNNTTPNNKVSERKLFMQNLSTNNEALKDKGEPQRPHELNNLQDVTSASRKPKSKKKTTDETVLPTEPDESERQDAAVERFCEVLEDLCGKAVISVDDREEGEAEWLVLHVGSIRTLVKEVMSIRANNYLHLVPVAHLERMLKILDHQIHSAEGLSITQSENSISGAVSAITVALESIHAAVGIMAYSGMPKQIYKEEIIERIVEFSRRQIADVMSACDPTSRSTNKPSDNGNLQDDDDDDDEDYYDEEFGSASKRRRTARSVKAKKSGSNKAAAAAHNILQKLCTIISFLKDLLMIERLSDSCILQLVKTCFSTLLVDNIQLLQLKAISLIGGIFYSYPQHRVYVMDELLHLLLKLPFSKRIPRTYHLADDEKQIQMISALLIQLIHCSVNLPASLREASDSNPLINIGIDSSYPHKSQESVTEACCLFWSRVLQRFANTKTQNQEASEFKIMLENLVMDLLATLNLPEYPASTQILEVLCVLLLQNAGLKSKDIAARSIAIDILGTVAARLKREAVLCKKEKFWIVQELLNGDAIDNNHPDDACSACLDSKIEKPLVQCEACERLFHIDCLGIREHDVSGSNWSCQLCLCRKQLLSLHSYCKAQGRDEGNHTRKKSKSTDTPDITKLEIVQQMLLNYLLDSGSSEDLHIFTRWFYICLWYKEDPSSQEKFLYYLSRLKSKEILRGSGMYSSLLTRSSVKKITMALGQHSSFSRGFDRILHLLLTSLREGSPVIRAKALRAVSIIVEADPEVLGDKYVQTAVEGRFCDSAISVREAALELVGRYIASHPNVALRYYGKVAERVKDTGVSVRKRAIKIIRDMCTSNANFLEFNSACIEIISRISDEESSIQDIVCKTFYEFWFEESSGRQDQIFAEGSSVTVEIAKKTEQMVEMLRKMPSNQMLVIVIKRNLALDFLPQSAKAAGISPAMLASVRKRCELMCKCLLEKILRVEENTTEGDVGALHYVLLLHAFCLVDPALCAPASNPSQFVVTLQPYLKRQADNRAVAQLVESIVFVIDSVLPLVRKIPQSVVEDLEQDLKQMIVRHSFLTVVHACIKCLCSMSKVSGNGASVVGYLMQLFFKRLDSLGFNNIQQVCRSLFCLGLLIRYGSSLLAMSLSSKQNLAVSDSLSLFKKYFHAEDFALKIRSLQALGYVLIARPDFMLEKDMRSILEATLSSSSDDRLKMQSLQNLYEYLLDAERQMENDKGGDDTAAYNTAAGSVPCAAGAGDTNICGGIIQLYWNSILGRCLDADEDVRQSALKIVEIVLRQGLVHPITCVPYLIALETDPLDANSKLAHHLLMNMNEKYPAFFESRLGDGLQMSFIFMQSMSQSFSENSDPKVQIKTPTKGKSDGSSFSYARLGVSRIYKVIRGNRASRNKFMTSIVRKFDTPGWHNSVVPFLIYCTEILSLLPFHLPEEPLYLIYAINRVIQVRAGAIESNLKTFLHKLQEEHKQKKPENGTIQHEPIAQNASRENSPADDNRPADDNRQGEPEIPSEISVTHAEPMELDQTSVNAENDDIIIPADNLPSIQADCLAACALQLLLKLKRHLKIVYGLDDARCQAFSPIEPSKQGEFLSKQNIPFSVGETHGTQPTTYQDILQRYQELKNALKEDTVDYSVYTANIKRKRPPGRPKILTKAAAGHINGGGNNRDDDDDDDETWGSGTRVTAASGGRRGTINTRSQQQRL